From the Agelaius phoeniceus isolate bAgePho1 chromosome 28, bAgePho1.hap1, whole genome shotgun sequence genome, one window contains:
- the LOC143696066 gene encoding uncharacterized protein LOC143696066, whose translation MGRAKRGQCVPRDGLGGSHCPCLWHGGKSHAVLVLPRPEQELSMESREDKCPRQNLVAEAVLSGSTAQEANGEEKPWRCRTRRGCKRRWRGCEGERASLGREGSWRWSQSSELVLHEQLHDGEKPHTCVECGKSFRWNCHLISHQRIHTGERPYECGECGKSFSRSSSLILHQRTHTGERPYECSKCGKRFQTSSHLLRHYQSHTEERPFQCPDCGKGFKYNSTLVRHRRIHTGERPYECDKCRKRFQTSPDLVLHYQSHTEERPFHCPDCGKGFKYNCTLVRHRRIHTGESPYECPQCGKSFSQSSHLTQHQRRHR comes from the coding sequence atggggagagccaagagggggcagTGCGTCCCCCGAGACGGCCTGGGGGGATCTCactgcccttgcctgtggcacggaggcaaatcccatgctgtccttgtccttcctcgcccagagcaggagctgagcatggagagcagggaggacaaatgcccgcggcagaacctggtggcagaggccgttttgagcggctccacggcgcaggaagccaacggggaggaaaagccctggagatgccgcacgaggaggggctgcaaacgcagatggcggggatgtgagggggaaagagccagcctgggccgggaaggcagctggagatggagccagagctcggagctggtgctccatgagcagctccatgatggggagaagccccacacgtgcgtggagtgtgggaagagcttcaggtggaactgccacctgatcagccaccagaggatccacactggggaacggccctacgagtgtggggagtgtgggaagagcttcagccggagctccagcctgatcctgcaccagaggacccacactggagagagaccctatgagtgctccaagtgtgggaagaggtttcagaccagctcccatctcctccggcactatcagagtcacacagaggagaggcccttccaatgccccgactgtgggaagggattcaagtacaactccaccctcgtcaggcaccggcgcattcacactggggagaggccctacgagtgtgataaatgcaggaagaggtttcagaccagcccTGATCTCGTCctgcactatcagagtcacacagaggagaggcccttccactgcccagACTGCGGGAAGGGATTCAAATACAACTGCACCCTTgtcaggcaccggcgcatccacacaggggagagtccctatgagtgtccccagtgtgggaagagcttctcacagagctctcacttgacccaacaccaacggaggcaccggtaa
- the LOC143696043 gene encoding serine/threonine-protein kinase pim-3-like yields MAPREETGPARRAAGDELSLGSQAAIKRVSRERISEWARLGSERGQREEPRKGALVALELALLWKVSRPGFVRLLDWFEVPKGFALLMERPQRCQHLWYFLHERRFLTEPVGRGLFCQVLEAMGHCSSRGVLHRHIKAENVLIDLATGEVKLIDFGCGTILQDTFYTRMSECQPLIRWCLCMEPTDRPALEDLF; encoded by the exons ATGGCGCCCCGGGAAGAGACGGGGCCGGCTCGGAGGGCGGCGGGCGATGAGCTCAGCCTTGGCTCGCAGGCGGCCATCAAGCGAGTGTCCCGGGAGCGCATCTCGGAGTGGGCGCGGCTGgggagtgagcggggccagcgggaggagccg CGCAAGGGCGCCCttgtggccctggagctggcgctgctgtggaAGGTGTCGCGGCCTGGCTTCGTGCGGCTCCTGGACTGGTTCGAGGTGCCCAAGGGCTTCGCACTGCTCATGGAgcgtccgcagcgctgtcagcacctctggtacttcctgcacgagcggcggttcctgacggagcCCGTGGGGCGGGGGCTGTtctgccaggtgctggaggccatggggcactgcagcagccgcggTGTCCTGCACCGCCACATCAAGGCCGAGAACGTCCTCATCGACCTGGCCACAGGCGAGGTGAAGCTCATCGACTTCGGCTGCGGCACGATCCTCCAGGACACGTTCTACACCCGGATGTCAG aGTGCCAGCCCctcatcaggtggtgtttatgcATGGAGCCCACAGACAGGCCAGCACTGGAGGACCTTTTTTAG